The region CGCTGGCCCGGGCGCTCGTGATGCAGCCAAAAGTGCTGCTCTTTGACGAGCCGCTTTCCAACCTGGACGCCAAGCTCCGCAAGCGCGTCCGCGCCGACATCCGCATGCTGCAGCAAGACCTCGGGATTACGAGCATCTACGTAACGCACGATCAGTCTGAGGCCCTGGCGATCTCCGACATCGTGGTGGTCATGAACCAGGGACACATCGAACAGATCGGGACTCCGACCGACCTGTACCGGCGGCCGGCCTCCAGGTTTGTGGCGGACTTCATCGGGGAGGCGAACCTGCTGCCAGCGCTTGTCGAGGACGGAGCCGTGCGTGTGGGCGGCTACCGGTTCCCCTATCAGCAGCCGGGCGTGGCCGCGGGTGCGGCCACGCTCATGGTGCGGCCGGAGTCCGTTCAGATCGGGGTCGGGGGAGACGGCCTTCCCGGTCGCGTGCAGACCGCGTTCTTCATGGGTACCTACGCCGACTACCTCATCGAGACAGAGGCCGGGGAAGTCAGCGTGGCCGACCCGCGCAGCGTGGACCGGATTCACCCGATGGGGACAGAGGTCAGACTGCTGTTCTCGCCTGAGGCCCTCTACCTGCTGCCCCCGGGCGCCTAGGTGCCGGTGCGCCTGGCCACGCGCGTCATGTTCAGTCGCGCGTACGGCGGCAGCGCAGGGCCGATCAGAGGTCTGGCGTAGGCCAGGAACGCTTCGGTGACGTCGTTGCCCTCCGGCGCTATGAACTCGTCCGGGACCTTCCTCTCGGCGTTGGCGATGCGTTCGAGCGGCGCCAGTCCGGTGGCCCATCGGTAGGGCTCCGACGATTCGCGCACCAGCGTGACCATCGCCCCATCCCGACCCTCGACCGCGTGGCGAACCGCGGCGCGGCCCACCTGGTGCGCCTCCTCGAGGTCAACGGGTGATGCCGCCAGCATTGAGACCCGCTGGATCGTACCGGGCTTATCCCACCTTGCCTTGATGCCGAGCCCTTCGGCGACGATGTCGCAGAGCACGGCCGCGGCGCCGCCGAGCTGCTTGTGGCCAAAACGGTCCACGTCAACTGTCTTGCCGCTGGCCGAGAGATATTCGCCCCGATCGTCCTTCAGGCCCTCACAGACGGTGATTACCGCGTAGCCGAGCTTCTTGTAGACGCGGTCCACGTCGGAGAGGAAACGGTCGCGCACGAACGGCCGCTCCGGCAGGTAGATCAGGTGAGGCGCGGCATCGGCGTGGTCGCGGGCCAGCGCGGTGGCCGCGGTGATCCAGCCGGTGTTGCGGCCCATGGTCTCGATGACCTTGATCGTGTCAACGACGCCAATCGCCTCGGTGTCGAGCCCGGCGTCGCGGACGGCTGTGGCCAGCCACCGGGCGACGCTGCCGTAGCCCGGGCAGTGGTCGGTAGAGACCAGGTCGTTGTCAATCGTCTTTGGGACGCTCATCACGCGCATCTCGTACCCCCGGTCGGCCGCCAGGCGTCCCAGGCGCCAGGCGGTATCGGCCGAGTCGTTGCCGCCTATGTAGACGAAGTAGCGAACCCCGTGGGCTTCGAGCACCCGCAGGATCTTCTCGTAATCGGCGTCGCGCAGTTTGTGCCGGCACGACCCCAGGGCCGCCGATGGGGTGGAGCGCAGACCGGCAATCGTGGCGGCGCTCTGGCGCCCCAGGTCTATCAACTCCTCCTCCAGGAGCCCCTCGACGCCGTGCACCATCCCGTAGATTTCCTCGATCGCGTCGTGCTCGAGCGCCTCGAGGACCACACCCGAGAGACTGCTGTTGATAACCGCGGTGGGGCCTCCGGACTGCCCGACAACCAGGTTTCCACGCAGTGGTTCCATGGCTGCTACCTCGCCTGACCCAGCAGTCGCGTGAAGAAGTCGGCATCACGGTCGCGTGCCGCGGGCGCGGCCGAGGTCGCCTGCGCCGCGTCCCATCCGCGGTGCACGATCCCTGCCACCCCGTGCGCCACGGCCCGGGGATCATCTCGGCCAGGGAAGGTCACATTGCGGCCCACGAGCGCGCCGCGGATCGTTGCGCCGGCGCGCATCCCGGAGGCGAACTCGGTGAAAATGCCGGTGGGATCGCCCTTGGATTCGCCGCCCAGCATGAGGATGGGACAGGTGGTTGCCCGAGCGATGAGCTCGTAATGTTCGCAGTAGGGGATCTTCAGCCACGTTCCCAGTGACGACTTGCCCATTCCCGACGCGACGCCTATGACCTTGACCAGCTCCGGTGCCTGCTTGAGCATCTTGTACTTGCCTTCGCTCTTCTGCACGGCCAGGCATTCCAGGAATGCGGGGATGCTCAGGTCGTACAACCGGTCGAGCGCCTTCACGCAGTAGTCAATCGTCCATCCGGAGGCCGGCTCCGAGGGTTCCAGGCGGAACATCAGTTTGGCGCCGTCGAGGCGCAACTCCGCGATCCGCTCTGGCGTGAAGGCGGTCATCCGGTCGTCCATCTCAAACGCTGCCCCGGCGAGCCCGCCCCGGTTCATGCAGCCCAGCAGCACCTTGTTGTCCAGGAACGAGGGGCCGCCCATCTCCCTGACCATGTGGCTGACGATGAACATCTCCTCCATGATGTCCGGTGTGGCCATCAGGCCGTCGGCGTCAGGCGCGGTCACGACGCGAAGGATCCTGCTCAGCAGTCCCCACCGGTTGCCCATTGCTATGGGGTCATCCCCGACCCCGGCCACGCTGCGGGCCGGGTGGTCTGCCGCCAGGATGACCAGCCGGCCGCCGGTGGTCAGTTGCGCGCGCTTCTGCCGCAGTTCGGCTTCATGCTGCACGATCCCGGGCCTGGTGATCCGCAGCTCCGTGATGCGGTCGAACAAGCTCGCGGGGAAGAACTTCTCGGGCGAGAAGACGTAAGAGCCGATATCGTAGACCGCCGCCGACATTTCCATCCCTCCTGCTCACTGAACCCTGTTACCATTGCGCTTCTCGCGCGCGGGTCCGTTCCCCTGCCACGGATGCAGTTGCCGGGAGCGAACAGGGCCGTATACTGTGAGGGGAAAAAGCCCGTAGTCGAGGAGGTGCCATGCCGCGCTTTGCCGCAAACCTCACGTTTCTGTGGTCAGATCGTCCCTTCATTTCCCGGTTTGATGCCGCTGCCCGCGCTGGATTCGGCGCGGTCGAGTACATGTTCCCCTATGTCGAGGACATAGATGCCATCGCCGGCGAGTTGCGCCGCCTGAAGCTCCGGCAGGCGCTGTTCAACCTCCCCGCCGGCGACTGGGCCGCCGGTGAGCGCGGCATCGCGGTGGATCCGGGACGGCGCGGCGAGTTCAGGGAGGGCGTTCGCCTGGCCGTTGAGGTCGCCCGACGCCTGGGGTGCCCGCGCGTCAACTGCCTTGTGGGAAAGCAGATGGAGGACGTGCCGCTGGCCGAGCAGTGGGCGTGCCTGGTGGACAACCTCAAGAGCGCGGCCGCGGCCTTCGAGGAGGTAGGGCTGGTCCTCCTGGCCGAGCCGGTCAACACGTTCGACATCCCCGGGTTCTTCCTGCGCACGACCTCCGAGGCGTTCCAGCTTCAAGAAGCGGTCGGCGCCGCCAACCTCAAGGTGCAGTTCGACGTCTACCACGCGCAGCGCATGGAGGGCAACCTAGCCCATACGCTCCGGAACAACATCGGCCGGATCGGCCACATCCAGGTGGCGGATTCCCCTGACCGCAATCAGCCAGGCACAGGGGAGATAAACTTCGGCTACCTCTTCCGGGTGCTCGACCGTACCGACTATGCGGGCGACGTCGGGCTGGAGTACAGGCCTGCCGGCACCACCGATGAGTCATTCGGTTGGATTGAGGATCTGGGCTACACGCGCTCCTAGCAGGATCCGAGAAGGAGGCAACGCGATGGCAGAACGGATTGGATTCATTGGGCTGGGGATCATGGGCAGGCCGATGTCACTACACCTGCTCAAAGCCGGGTATCCCCTGGTCGTCCATGACCTTGGCCGACCTGCGGTGGAGGAGCTGGTGGCGGCAGGGGCCACCGAC is a window of Armatimonadota bacterium DNA encoding:
- a CDS encoding hydroxypyruvate isomerase family protein, which gives rise to MPRFAANLTFLWSDRPFISRFDAAARAGFGAVEYMFPYVEDIDAIAGELRRLKLRQALFNLPAGDWAAGERGIAVDPGRRGEFREGVRLAVEVARRLGCPRVNCLVGKQMEDVPLAEQWACLVDNLKSAAAAFEEVGLVLLAEPVNTFDIPGFFLRTTSEAFQLQEAVGAANLKVQFDVYHAQRMEGNLAHTLRNNIGRIGHIQVADSPDRNQPGTGEINFGYLFRVLDRTDYAGDVGLEYRPAGTTDESFGWIEDLGYTRS
- a CDS encoding ABC transporter ATP-binding protein is translated as MAVSATQLKQVLHKEASPVRFERVTKRFGTVLAVDDVTLEVPAGNLVTLLGPSGCGKTTALRMIAGLEWPTEGRVYIGDEDVTPLPAANRSVTMVFQAYALFPHLTVFENIAYGLRVMRRPQEEIRHRVGEAMSLVGLPGLERRAPAQLSGGQQQRVALARALVMQPKVLLFDEPLSNLDAKLRKRVRADIRMLQQDLGITSIYVTHDQSEALAISDIVVVMNQGHIEQIGTPTDLYRRPASRFVADFIGEANLLPALVEDGAVRVGGYRFPYQQPGVAAGAATLMVRPESVQIGVGGDGLPGRVQTAFFMGTYADYLIETEAGEVSVADPRSVDRIHPMGTEVRLLFSPEALYLLPPGA
- a CDS encoding 6-phosphofructokinase; this encodes MEPLRGNLVVGQSGGPTAVINSSLSGVVLEALEHDAIEEIYGMVHGVEGLLEEELIDLGRQSAATIAGLRSTPSAALGSCRHKLRDADYEKILRVLEAHGVRYFVYIGGNDSADTAWRLGRLAADRGYEMRVMSVPKTIDNDLVSTDHCPGYGSVARWLATAVRDAGLDTEAIGVVDTIKVIETMGRNTGWITAATALARDHADAAPHLIYLPERPFVRDRFLSDVDRVYKKLGYAVITVCEGLKDDRGEYLSASGKTVDVDRFGHKQLGGAAAVLCDIVAEGLGIKARWDKPGTIQRVSMLAASPVDLEEAHQVGRAAVRHAVEGRDGAMVTLVRESSEPYRWATGLAPLERIANAERKVPDEFIAPEGNDVTEAFLAYARPLIGPALPPYARLNMTRVARRTGT